A stretch of Chroogloeocystis siderophila 5.2 s.c.1 DNA encodes these proteins:
- a CDS encoding nucleoside hydrolase: MSKQLVLMDHDGGVDDYLATMLLMTMDRIQPLGVVVTPADCYAQPAVSATRKILDLMGREDIVVAESTVRGINPFPRLYRRDSFIVDHLPILNQSEIKTPLVAETGQEFMVRVLLDAPEPVTLMVTGPLTTVAVALDTAPEIEAKIAKIVWMGGALNVAGNVEKSLEAGQDGSAEWNVYWDPISAARVWQTQIEIIMCPLDLTNTVPVTSEIVYQMGKQRHYPLSDLVGQCYALVIPQDYYFWDVLATAYLAHPEFYELREWETEIVTSGISQGRTKITPGGRKVWAMDKVDKSSFYGYILQQWQR, from the coding sequence ATGTCCAAACAACTCGTACTCATGGATCACGATGGTGGTGTTGATGATTATCTCGCAACAATGCTGCTGATGACGATGGATCGGATACAACCTTTAGGCGTTGTCGTGACTCCGGCGGATTGTTACGCACAACCGGCTGTTAGCGCGACGCGCAAGATTCTAGATTTGATGGGGCGTGAAGACATTGTAGTAGCTGAAAGTACTGTACGCGGTATCAATCCTTTCCCCAGACTTTATCGCCGCGATTCATTCATTGTCGATCATCTCCCGATTCTTAATCAAAGCGAAATTAAAACACCTTTAGTTGCTGAAACCGGACAAGAATTTATGGTACGCGTGTTACTAGATGCACCTGAACCTGTAACACTGATGGTAACAGGTCCACTCACAACAGTTGCTGTTGCCTTAGATACCGCGCCAGAAATCGAGGCGAAAATTGCCAAAATTGTCTGGATGGGAGGGGCGTTGAATGTTGCTGGCAATGTGGAAAAAAGCTTAGAAGCTGGACAAGATGGTTCGGCGGAGTGGAATGTATATTGGGACCCAATTTCAGCAGCGCGAGTCTGGCAAACTCAAATTGAAATTATCATGTGTCCGTTAGATTTAACGAATACGGTTCCCGTGACATCAGAAATTGTCTATCAAATGGGCAAACAACGTCACTATCCGCTATCTGATTTAGTAGGGCAATGTTACGCCTTGGTGATTCCTCAAGATTATTATTTTTGGGATGTCTTAGCAACTGCCTATCTCGCGCATCCAGAGTTTTATGAATTACGCGAATGGGAAACCGAAATTGTGACAAGTGGTATAAGTCAGGGACGAACAAAAATCACACCTGGCGGGCGCAAAGTTTGGGCAATGGATAAAGTTGATAAGTCGAGTTTTTATGGTTATATTTTGCAGCAGTGGCAGCGGTAG